In Silene latifolia isolate original U9 population chromosome X, ASM4854445v1, whole genome shotgun sequence, the following proteins share a genomic window:
- the LOC141617484 gene encoding uncharacterized protein LOC141617484 → MASSMEAGNMRSFSGYTSMMDAFGKLSEEEKAIIEQGAFGVGVLLLPWLPAHEGGGRSESVPRREGLGSVSLEEPAIFLRRMPKGRERPEEIEVAGVEPPAFPEKLEYTDWAGMAVISKIQDFSEAVTDVGLEEWQHIVRSARGVVEDGQPAASYSHRGSHRWLGATGKSHHRQLQFSSQELELDLEVIQEDEEFVQEEPAKERPEQPVVTPLIQITKEDVEGEIKFWSTSVVCYVLGANPPSSVVTGFVNRVWQAQGIDKISFLPNGIFLVRFKSKDQQQFVLNNGHLIFDNKPIIIKEWHPEMQLVKHEVKRIPLWIKLYDLDVKFWGIECLKKLSSGVGKFIKCDESTFHKNFLGFARIMVEVNIDQSFRTVLKFLDETGKTQSIKVVYDWLPLSCSTCKGLGHLAENCRKGGGFKHVGQKVWRPKGVVKKTIVQEPKNITDKKVIQKTPVAKLVQKTPTQPVVVMTPVMVPSTPVVESSLPRRFITRIMRNETGGKRFTPGGVSFIEALSNSMHKARVGLLEFKTLEKGESKTKIKSSNWNKVRVNLCDDWSICTNSSLHKGGRIWLIWDPSLFDVEVYDITIQSIHTKVFDKTRKQAFWFTVVYGLNKQAEREPLWDSLRQYYVNVRGPWIVGGDFNAIMTRNERIGGAPITNAEMRPLVQMVHDCQLEDLSVKGAFYTWTNKHEHGTKVYSRLDRMLINVDWMECFPDSYVHFLPEGLFDHCPGLINFEGEIHRRGNPFKYFNMWSLAPEYESIVRTGWQRQWKGTPMFRVVQKLKSLKPDFKKLNKEQFGDIENLTHIAEIQDPLNEELCLSEKECAKELSELRKARDQYLRQKAKCEWMEYGDDNTAYFHACIKRTRARNRVFQIKDMDDKMCTKPEEIQAAFEKYYKLLLGTSKEVSNINQRVVRAGPILTKEHCDLLIAPITGEKVKNAMFGIPGTKAPGPDGYSSQFFKDNWGIVGHDVIAAVQGAFQSGQLLKQCNNTIITLIPKVELPENVLQFRPIACCNTIYKCLSKVLCARLGQILPDVISASQSAFIKGRDIVGNILICQDLIKLYNRKSCSPRIMMKLDLQKAYDSVEWNFVKEMMLAMEFPKKISQIIMECISTPSYSLSLNGELFGFFKGQRGLRQGDPLSPLIFTMCLEYLSRILKVVQKQEKFRFHPLCSRIQLSHLCFTDDLILFCKGDRNSVELMLKAFDYFTKATGLVINKNKFNQYCNGIDAQLIKEIEVASGIKRGAVPFSYWARIFILPKTVIGKIEAICRAYLWHGFDHKESPALVSWERICQSKKHGGLGLKNLHVWNLAAIGDGLEKYSIQECYQKLQPVGMQVQWYPWMLKRWIIPKHSFICWLIAHQRLLTQDRLLRMSITHSNCCFLCGSQEESHPHLFFDCVYSKKCLLLVTDWCKISVPASNCIQWLVEWRQPAACRKKVRNLS, encoded by the exons ATGGCGAGCAGTATG gaggctgggaacatgaggtcttTTTCTGGTTACACATCGATGATGGACGCCTTTGggaagctgtcggaggaggagaaggctatcATCGAGCAGGGAGCTTTCG gcgtgggtgtactcctacttccctgGCTTCCCGCCCACGAGGGCGGCGGACGTAGCGAGAGCGTACCccgtcgtgagggactgggtagTGTGTCATTGGAAGAGCCAGCGATCTTCTTACGACGTATGCCGAAGGGGCGTGAACGCCCTGAG gagatcgaggtggcgggcgtcgagcccccagcttttccagagAAGTTGGAGTACACTGACTGGGCGGGCATGGCGGTGATCTCGAAGATCCAGGATTTCAGTGAGGCTGTGACTGACGTTGGCTTGGAGGAGTGGCAACACATCGTGAGGAgt GCACGTGGagttgtggaggatggccaaccggctgcgagctacagccATCGAGGCTCTCATAGGTGGCTCGGggcgacag GGAAATCGCATCATCGTCAATTACAGTTTTCATCTCAGGAACTGGAATTGGACCTAGAAGTAATTCAGGAGGATGAAGAATTTGTGCAAGAGGAACCTGCGAAGGAAAGACCAGAACAACCAGTGGTGACGCCGCTGATTCAAATCACTAAAGAAGATGTTGAAGGAGAAATCAAGTTCTGGTCTACCTCTGTTGTTTGCTACGTCTTGGGCGCGAACCCTCCGAGCTCTGTTGTCACAGGATTTGTGAATAGGGTGTGGCAGGCTCAGGGGATTGACAAAATCTCTTTCCTACCTAACGGTATATTTCTGGTTCGATTTAAATCTAAGGATCAACAGCAATTTGTACTTAATAATGGTCATTTAATCTTTGATAATAAGCCGATAATTATCAAGGAATGGCATCCTGAGATGCAGTTGGTGAAGCATGAAGTTAAACGAATACCGTTATGGATTAAATTGTATGATTTAGATGTGAAATTCTGGGGAATTGAGTGTCTTAAGAAGCTGTCAAGTGGAGTAGGTAAATTTATTAAATGTGATGAATCCACTTTCCACAAAAATTTCTTAGGTTTTGCCCGTATTATGGTTGAAGTAAACATTGATCAGTCTTTCCGTACTGTACTTAAGTTCTTGGATGAAACTGGTAAAACTCAGTCCATTAAGGTGGTATATGACTGGCTCCCTCTGTCATGTAGTACGTGTAAGGGTTTGGGTCATTTAGCTGAGAATTGCAGGAAGGGTGGAGGGTTTAAACATGTGGGTCAGAAAGTGTGGAGGCCTAAGGGAGTAGTGAAGAAGACTATTGTGCAGGAACCAAAAAATATTACTGACAAGAAGGTTATTCAGAAGACTCCTGTGGCCAAACTTGTGCAGAAAACCCCGACTCAACCTGTGGTGGTTATGACTCCAGTAATGGTTCCTAGCACACCTGTGGTGGAGAGTTCTCTGCCTAGACGATTTATCACTAGGATTATGAGGAATGAGACTGGGGGGAAACGGTTTACTCCTGGTGGTGTGTCCTTTATTGAGGCACTGTCTAATTCGATGCACAAGGCTAGAGTTGGGTTGTTGGAGTTTAAGACTCTGGAGAAAGGGGAATCCA AAACTAAGATTAAGAGTAGTAATTGGAATAAAGTTAGGGTTAACTTGTGTGATGATTGGTCCATTTGTACTAATTCTAGCCTACATAAAGGGGGGAGAATTTGGCTCATTTGGGATCCTAGTTTGTTTGATGTTGAGGTGTATGATATTACTATCCAAAGTATTCATACTAAAGTGTTTGATAAAACAAGGAAGCAAGCTTTTTGGTTTACTGTAGTTTATGGTTTAAACAAGCAAGCTGAAAGGGAACCTTTATGGGATAGTCTGAGGCAGTATTATGTTAATGTGAGAGGGCCTTGGATTGTAGGTGGTGATTTTAATGCAATCATGACCAGAAATGAGAGAATTGGAGGGGCTCCTATTACCAATGCTGAGATGAGGCCTTTGGTACAGATGGTTCATGACTGTCAGTTGGAGGACCTTAGTGTGAAGGGTGCTTTCTATACTTGGACAAATAAGCATGAACATGGGACTAAGGTCTATAGTAGGTTGGATAGGATGCTGATAAATGTGGACTGGATGGAGTGCTTTCCTGATAGCTATGTACATTTCCTCCCTGAAGGCCTATTTGACCATTGCCCTGGTCTTATTAATTTTGAGGGGGAGATACATAGGAGAGGCAATCCTTTTAAGTATTTCAACATGTGGTCCTTGGCACCTGAGTATGAGAGTATTGTCAGGACTGGTTGGCAGAGACAGTGGAAGGGAACTCCTATGTTCAGAGTTGTCCAAAAATTGAAAAGTTTGAAGCCTGATTTCAAGAAGTTGAACAAGGAGCAATTTGGGGATATTGAAAACCTCACTCATATAGCTGAA ATCCAGGATCCTCTTAATGAAGAGTTATGCCTGTCTGAGAAAGAATGTGCCAAAGAGCTCTCTGAATTGAGGAAAGCTAGGGATCAGTATCTGAGGCAAAAAGCTAAATGTGAGTGGATGGAATATGGTGATGATAATACTGCTTATTTCCATGCCTGTATTAAGAGAACAAGGGCTAGAAATAGAGTATTTCAAATTAAGGATATGGATGATAAGATGTGCACTAAACCAGAGGAAATTCAGGCTGCATTTGAGAAGTACTACAAACTTCTCTTAGGCACGTCTAAGGAGGTTAGTAACATCAATCAGAGGGTTGTTCGTGCTGGCCCTATACTGACTAAGGAGCATTGTGACTTGCTGATTGCACCTATAACTGGTGAGAAGGTTAAAAATGCTATGTTTGGCATTCCAGGGACTAAAgcccctggacctgatgggtatagTAGTCAGTTTTTCAAGGACAATTGGGGGATTGTAGGGCATGATGTGATAGCTGCTGTACAAGGGGCATTCCAATCTGGACAGCTGCTGAAACAATGCAACAACACCATCATCACCTTGATTCCTAAAGTTGAGCTGCCTGAGAATGTATTGCAGTTCAGACCCATTGCCTGCTGCAATACAATCTATAAATGTCTATCCAAGGTTTTGTGTGCAAGATTGGGTCAAATCCTGCCTGATGTGATCAGTGCTTCTCAAAGTGCATTTATTAAGGGTAGAGACATAGTTGGGAACATCCTTATATGTCAAGACTTGATCAAGCTGTATAATAGGAAGAGCTGTTCACCTAGAATCATGATGAAGCTTGACCTACAAAAGGCATATGATTCTGTAGAATGGAATTTTGTGAAGGAGATGATGCTGGCTATGGAGTTTCCTAAGAAAATCTCTCAAATTATTATGGAGTGTATATCTACTCCTTCCTATTCTCTGTCTTTAAATGGTGAACTGTTTGGATTCTTTAAAGGGCAGAGGGGGTTAAGACAAGGGGACCCCCTCTCCCCCCTTATTTTTACTATGTGCCTTGAATATCTTAGTAGAATCCTGAAGGTGGTTCAGAAGCAGGAAAAATTTAGGTTTCATCCTCTATGCAGCAGAATACAACTATCTCACTTGTGCTTTACTGATGATTTAATTTTGTTCTGTAAAGGGGATAGGAATTCTGTTGAGCTAATGCTGAAGGCTTTTGATTACTTTACAAAAGCAACTGGTTTGGTCATAAATAAGAATAAGTTTAATCAGTATTGTAATGGTATTGATGCACAGCTAATTAAGGAGATTGAGGTGGCTTCTGGCATTAAAAGAGGAGCAGTCCCCTTCAG CTACTGGGCTCGAATCTTTATTCTACCAAAGACTGTTATAGGTAAGATTGAGGCTATCTGTAGAGCTTACCTTTGGCACGGCTTTGATCATAAAGAAAGCCCTGCTTTGGTGTCTTGGGAGAGGATTTGTCAATCCAAAAAGCATGGTGGACTAGGGTTGAAAAATTTACATGTTTGGAACCTGGCTGCTATTG GTGATGGGTTAGAGAAATATAGCATTCAGGAATGCTATCAGAAGTTGCAACCAGTTGGGATGCAGGTGCAGTGGTATCCATGGATGTTGAAAAGATGGATCATTCCTAAGCATTCGTTTATATGCTGGCTCATTGCTCATCAGAGGTTGCTTACTCAGGATAGGCTACTGAGAATGAGTATTACGCATAGCAATTGTTGTTTCCTGTGTGGCAGTCAAGAAGAGAGCCATCCTCATCTCTTCTTTGACTGTGTATACAGTAAGAAGTGTCTCCTCCTGGTTACTGATTGGTGTAAGATCAGTGTTCCTGCTAGTAATTGCATTCAGTGGCTGGTTGAATGGCGACAGCCTGCTGCGTGTAGAAAGAAG GTGAGAAATCTTAGCTGA